Part of the Penicillium digitatum chromosome 4, complete sequence genome is shown below.
TCAGTCCTCGACAAATCAATTTTGGAAGAGGCGCCGAAGTCTCCTTCCGCCCTCCGCATTATCGAACAAACCCCTGGCCCGCTCCGCAAACCCCCAAACCACCATCCCGCCATCCTCTATACCACCGCCCCGAACGCCGTCCCACTGGCTCCGGTCGGCCCTCACATAACATACCACAAACATCCTGCTGTGCGAGGCCTCGGCCTCGCTCTCAATGTGCTATCCGCTGCTGAGTGCAAGGCGATCATCGCTGCCGGTGAATCTGTCAATTTCTTGCCGGACGCGCCCCTCCGCGAAGATGGAGACATCAGCATTCTAGCCCACAACTTTTATTGGATCATCGACACCACATTCCACGACACGCTTTGGGCGCGAATTTCCCCGTATGTGCCACCCTCCATCAACGGGCGCAAGGTCCGAGGCATCAATCGTCGCTTCCGTGTGTACAGGTACGTCCCCGGAGCCGAATATCGCTGCCACATTGACGGAGCCTGGCCACCGTCTGGCATTCTCCCGGATGACACATATGTGTATGACGCTTCGCCCGAGGAAAAAAAGCAGAGCTCGATGTACACCTTCCTACTATATCTCAATGATGACTTTGAGGGTGGAGAGACGACATTCTTCATGCCAGCCCCGCGGGAGGGAACGTTAAATGGATACCCGGTGCGACCTGTGATGGGAGCTGTTGCTATATTCCCACATGGGGAGTCGAATGGAGCCTTGTTGCATGAAGGCACAGGGGTCAGGAAGGGGGCAAAATATATCATTCGGACCGACGTAGAGTATGATGTGAAGCCTTCCGAGGAGTGATGATCTAGATACGAGTTGTGTAGAATTGGCCTTTCGCCATTTTAATGGTCTAAATGAGAGCTCTCAGGTGTGCCAAGGTATGTACCTGTTTGAAGATCGCAATGAGAATTGCTAGAATGACTGAAAACCATCCCTTGCGCATCAACGTTTGCTTGAACTCATGACACTGAGCATCTTAATAGAGCAACGGGTACATCATGTAGCGTTAATTGCCCAGTCTATGATAATAAAATCATGCCTAACCCGCAGGTCACCCGCTACGTGGCCAACTTCATGCACCGCACAGGTCTCCTCCAATAGTTCCAGTATATATTTCCTGGGGAcaacgacgacgacgaaccAATAGGCCTTACGGCAATGGACCTAGGTGTGGAAGACGATAGGCATTAGCCAGAGTCGACTACTATGCCAATCAACTGGCCCGTGAAACCACAACATCAATTGAAACTGAGgtcaggggggggggggaatacaaagagagagagagatagtgtgtgtgtgtgaaGTGGAGGGTGTACTCCATGATGGTTTTATATTTCTTTTGTATGGGATTGGGTTGTGGGTTTTTTATGGTTTACAGGAATGGGCTAATTCCACACCCTTTACGATCAGCACTCTTCGAGACATACAATATGTGATCTTGATTCAGTGTTGCAGACCCTTTGGATGGAAGAAACCCCTGCAAAGTTATACACAACTTGTTAGATTGCAATAGGTTAattgagctttgattgaCGGTATTTAATCTAACCAGCCccagaaatttttttttttcaaaaaatacggaccctcgcaagcgagggtctgCCACCTATTTGTAAAAAATTGTAAGGGCCGGTTACTACTACTCTTTTATCTTTATCTGCAacatctacaacagtctaccctataaagattcaccacctccacagtgtTGTAGGGAAAACGATCGGCACGCTCGGTTACTGATCATGTGACGAACCCCGCTCAGTTCGAtcccgtacaacatagtcagTCTGATACGTGACGTATCAGTCGTCATTGATTAGTTGATCCCTGTAAACATGCTGTAAGGATCTTAATCCGTTACAGCCAAATCCTCTATCTATTCGGCTTCGAACTAGATTACCTAGTCTCTATTATAAATAATTAATCGTAAACCGTTGGCCTATTAATAAAGGAGGTGTCACAGATAAATTTGGTGCGCCACTACATATGTTGGTCCTGGGCATAACTGAGCGAAAACTCTGATGTTACGGTCTTTTGGCCGAGCGGAAGGGAGTGCGCCCAGGCATAAACTTTGTAGAAGTAGTAAGTATTTAGAACTACTTAGGATAAGAGAAATTAGTGAGAAGATTATCTAAGAAAGTAAGAGAATTTGTAATTCTTAAAGCTcggaatagcttcaaaaactagGGGGAATAGCGAACCTAGTAGCTTTGTATACAGTTTAAAAATATGGTCGAGTACCTAGAAAAATCCAAGGACCGCTATAATAGCGCGGTCTATATAAATTGCATATTAGATTTAGTCGGCTTTGTCCGTATATATTGGAAAAGGAATGAATTTTGTCATTTGAGTTAGTTAGagaattcagagtattttttaTACCCATCTATTGGTCGTCCTGCACATTGTTGAAAACCATAGATTTCTGTCACATGGGACTAAAGTGAGATATCAGATAGGCCCCCTTGGTATAAATTCTGCTCTGCCCCTTTGTATACGCGCCtttggtttggttttggtgTTATCTTCAATTCCAGCAAGCAGAGTATAAGACTTACTCATTGAAACATGGGATATGTCAACGCCTTTTTGCTGCAGGGCGTGACAGAGTGCTCTGGAATCAGCAGCTGGAGGGCGATACTGACCACTCAACAGGCGAGCCTGTCCTTTCCAGCAATGATGGAAGTTGATAAATGAAAATTTGAACTGAACCCACCTGATGGGTGTTGGGCTTCGAAATTGTTTCATCTTGATCATTCTCGCTACTGCCATACGGGCTCCTCACATATAAAGATGAGGGCTGAAAGCCACCGGAGTTGTATATGCCAATGTACAAACGAAAAGAGGTATCTGCAGCCTAGAGTTGGTCCAAATAGCCACATGTCTTCTTTCTCTACGGATTTGCCCCAAAGTCGCTTAAATGTAGCTGCAGGGCTTGCGTGCACAACCTTTATCATATTCGCAGCTTTGTGCTCCTTATCGGTGAAATGCTTTGGGTCTTTATTTGAGAGGACGTCATCAGGGCTATGTTTTGCAGATGTTGTTGATGTCGAtaatgatgaagatgatcttGATGGTGATAAGTTCCAGATGGAATCTGGGTGCACTATGGATTTTCCACTAAACTGAGGTACACTATCCTCCTTTCTCACAATTCCCTCGAGACTATCTTTAATATGTGCAGCTTTAGTCCAGATTCGTTCAATGTTTTTGGCCCAGCGGAAGAGCGCAGTCTCATCTACCGTCACCATATAATTAGAACGTTCCTTGCAACTGAGATAGCGGATTTGTTCTTTCTTGGTTCTTTCTTCTCAAAATTGTGAGAGCTCTGTGTTTTTTTCGCCACCTTAGTTAGTCCAACCAACAGAAGAAGTTTGCGTTTGGTAATGAACTCCGTCAACACGCAGATCGCTTCCGTGTCGATGTTTGAGATCAATCATTTCAAAAAAGGGTTGAAGACCAATGATCTTTGCCGTAGCTCCCGATGCGATCTCTGTGTCTGTGTTCTGATCGAGTACCCGTGATGGTCCAGTTTCCAAAACGATCGTCACCGCCGACACGCCTAACGACACTTATCGCTCGTTGCCAGTCTCGACGAGATTGATGGAAACTATCATTGCTGGCTGCCACGCAAGGCTCGGGGGTTTATGGAGTGAGTGTCAATGGGTTTCTCAAAAGGCCTAGAAGGGGGAGGAACGTGATTAGATTCGGTCGGTTTCTCGCAAGAGACACACTTACCTTAACCCATCGAATAGAAGCAGCCAACCCAAGTCCGCACAGCTCTCGTCGCGATCGGTAACGACAAAAAACTCTCTAATATCGGTCAGCGAAAATAAACATTCCCAGGATGTGGTAGCCGAACCTGAACCGTCCGCGCGGCCTGTTCCTTATCGATGACATCAGAACGAGTCCAGGTTTCCAAGAGTTCGGTCATGAAGAAGTTGTAGGTTGAAAAGAATTGAAAAGTCAAGAAGTCAACAAATGTGTGATTCATCAAAGTCCAGGTGTAccaggtaggtaggtaggtaggtagatatatttaacgtccggcagggagcaagcgaaaacttgctcctgcgacctcccatggggtattgggacgtgcagtgctatggtttctataatacaaagatctttctccacagattgcagttcatgcattcgtaaatgcgagggctgagtagccagttgatgacagctgtctccgacgtgtgagccggccatcatgggggtgagggtcccggggggtcccggggggtccaggtgtgtggtgattggcgggtgccaaaagactttgttgaggaaacaaatgaaggagttacctcgtgcagacccgcgagtagaagcttgtgagctccagtagttcaacaaactgcttggggtccaggctgcgaaggtaggcgactgcctctgtcctgtcggttggaggtgtcggggggcgttttggccagtgtcggaaagacctctgggttttgtggcagagagcgaggtgctctggtgactttcggcggccgcatgagcagtcgagtttggcgtcttcgtggttgaacttgcggtggtaccagtcgaagtcgccatgcgacgagcggagggcaagccagcggtggagcgctggtcgtcggagttcgagttccggcagtgaatcaatctcgtaggtgtctgaccagcgtcggtaccactgggagagtttttgagagaccgtgtcccaccagcgcaagcgagcctcgttccgaagttcccggaagatggatcggatcccgctaatcgtgggttcggcttccatccctatagcactaccgcgtagcgcgccttcaccggctaaggtgtcagcagcttcgttcccttcgatcccagtgtgcccaggggcccatcggagactgatattgtgctgttccatagcccggtggcaggctaaaaatgcccattgcgaggagttcgaggcattccccctaatacaccagataacggatgtgctatcaatacagagccagattttcgacctaggcggagctaccgcgattgcccgttcgagccctcgccaggctccgattgcttcggcgtcgaaaacatgagagcgtgagttgatagcgccagcgccagtgtcgatttgggtgccgtttaccataagtacgaagccatagcctacgtacttgatgccctcctgccactgctcggagccatctgagaagacgcagatatctgtgggtgggagtgattcctgccagacttggaaagctttagacgcggtcgccttatctataccccctgtaggatctattctgcagcccggtgagtagtgcgggggggagagggtcggtcttgggacttccgggaggatgctcccaagtctctggataattgtctttgccggttggcgggtgccggtgccgcggcctcgggtgatcatcgggggtcgaatgcgacggacaagggtgtgacctttgtggatggtgttaagccttagagcgaaccgtagtttcgcctcttcaagtgtggcgtatccagacgggattcccgcatccctaaagagcgagggagttggtgtggtgcgccatacagggACAGGTGTGCCAGGTCCATGCTCGTAGACAGGGAAAGGTTATCTTTGTCAGCCCTCGATTTACAGTGACCCAAGCAAAACATCACCATCTTCAACATGTCTGCTAAATCTTCTCGGTTATTCGACCATCGCAGATTTTAAAACAAGATACAAAGTTATAAGAATAAGAGAATTCAACACCCCTGATGACGAATTTGTTTTTccccacaaaaaaaaaaaaaaagatcggTATAGATCCCGAGAGCAACAAGGCGATAGGAAATTATTTCCTCATTCAGGATCCGAAATCCTCCACAATTGGCAATCTACACCACCGTCCCTATATGTTGCGGGATAACAGCCCGGTTACCCCTCGTGAGGAGATGTGAGGGGAATCTCGTATTAATGTCGGAGCTTGAATTAAATATAAATGGGGTCGACAGTTGCTCGAAATTCCTCCTTTGACCCCAGTTAATACCCGTTCGGTTTACAGTTCTCATCATGGCGCGCTCTCTCCACCCTCTCATCGACAATGGCATCACACCAGGCTCTAGTAGCTTCTCCGGTGGGAAGCTCCACTGTCGCTGCGCCTCCGACCAGGTCGAGATCACTTTGAGTAGCAATATTGCCCATAACCACGCCTGTGGCTGCTCCAAGTGTTGGAAGCCATCCGGTTCTCTCTTCTCCATTGTTGGCGTTGTTCCCCGAGATGCCCTCTCGGTGACTGCAAATGCCTCGAAACTTTTCATTGTGGACAAGGAAGCTACCATTCAACGCAATGCCTGCAAGGATTGCGGGGTGCACCTCTTCGGGCGTATCGAGAAGAATCATCCTTTCAAGGGTCTCGACTTTGTGCACGTAGAATTGTCCGATGAAAATGGCTGGCAAGAACCCCAATTCGCCGGTTTTGTCTCATCCATCATTGAACAGGGTTCCCACCCCAAAGAAATGGATGAAGTGAGAGCCAAATTCAAGGCCGTTGGCCTACAGACATACGACGTGCTGTCACCATTGTTGATGGATTTGATCTCCACATTTACGGCTCAGAATTCCGGCATCAGATTTGCCAATTTGTGATCGAAAAAAAGTGAAATGCATGATGATTCTTCCATGTACTTAGAAGGTGTGGAGTTTGGCAGAGAGGTGGTTACGGAGTTTGGCAATTCGGAATTTGAATATGGTGAGGAACGTGGAAAGGAACACATTTGACAAGGACTATGTTACATTGAACGCTGGCTCCTTAGGTAGACTACCATATATACTGTAGaaagaaaatcaacaagACATTCTTTTGCATCCCTGCCTGAGGCCTGCAATTTGCTCTCCAGAGATTTCGTGAGAAATCTCCTCTCCAAGTACCGCTTCCCTACAGTCGTGTAGTATAAAAAAAAGTATTCTCCTCTCTTCCCTCAACCATCGAAACCTTTCGAAAGTCCCTTACCCGCTGCAGCTTCGACATCATCATCCCCATTGGATTTCAAACCATTGAGTTCATTTTGACGTTAACAAATAGGGTAGCTTCGTTTCAACCTGAATGGTCAGTCTGGAATTGATCATGTTCTTTATCCTATGCTCAGTCTCTTCCCACGCTCGTTCCCATTCGACCACAACTTCAAACCTTGGTAATTGATTCTCCTGCGTGGTTCCCCTCATGTGGCGACAAGTCTGTGGATTTTTCCACAGGCTCCGATCGATCCCATTTTCTGACATGCGTGCTTTGAGCTTCTCGGCCGTTTCCGGGCGCGGATTCTCAGGATGCTTTGAGTTAGTACGGACGCGTTCGCCGTCTTGAGGTGTGAATACCGTCCGAGCTTCGACTGCTGGGTTGTATCCCAAAATTTTGAATTTCTCCAAATATCTTCGTaccctgttttcaaccataTATTGTAACAACAGTAGGTCTCTGTTACTTGGGTCCTCCGTGCTGCAATAATTACAAAATCAAACTGCGCAATGGAAAAAGGCCAAGCCAATACGTAGTGCAGTGGAGGACCACATCCCCCACTACAATAGGTAGTAACCTTGCTATCTAGATCTTCCCAGCATGAAGACTCTCACTGGCTGAGATTTTGAAGAATCCCTTTTACACTTAATGCCTCTCTATTACTGCCGTGGGCTACCTCATCCCAAATGGACGTTTAAGTGAACATGGATTAGCAGGGTTTTAGGATGACTGAAGAAGACATGAATTTTTCAATGTTGTCTTCCGTCCAAGATTGTGTTGATCCTGTATCTTACTGTACCTTCTATTATTAATTAGACTAGCTGAGGTACTTCAATTAATCCATTTTCAACTAACCTGTTCCATTCTAGCTAGTTGCGTAAAAACTAAATAGGTGCTGCGCAGAAAGAACTCGAAACCTAAGGTCGAGTTGGGATTGATCCCAAAGAGCATGCAGATGCTGATTTATCAAAGAGTGTTGAATCAGTCTTTTCCGGTAGACCCACAGCCTATGTTGTCATAGCTCATAAACCTATACACAAGACACCAACAACGCATGAGATGGAATGCACCCCTCCAGCTCCTTCGTAAGAGATCTTTTGTTGTTTGACTGAtttcaaccttggaacatcCACGCTAGGCAAGTTTAATTTTTCGATATCAGGTGAGGATTAACCCAGGAGCATCTCTTCTTCTAAAAAGATCCTTTGGAATATATCGGTTGGCACATACCCTGGAAAGTCAATCGATGGCCGGGTATCTATCCAAATCCTGTGAGATATCTTTGAATGAGAAGTGATCGCCATTTCAGGACCTGAGTTTTAGGGATGCAACTCAAATGTTTTGATACAGAAACCTCGAAACTCCAAAATCAGCTACTTCATGGAAACTAGAAGACTACTGACGGGTGATTTTATAAAGATGATCTCCTTTGCAGATACAAGGGTTACTACGGCTAAGCCAAAGCAATCTAGTGGAATCTAAAAGTTGATAGTTAAAAGCAAGATATTGTAACAAATGATAGTACAGAGATCTCTCAAGCTGGCCCGACGTGATGGTCCAACGAAGCCCAGGAAGAATGTGATCTTACAGGGGGCGATACTTGGAGCCCCCGATCACTTTGATCAGACCTTTCTGGATCGATGTCGTAAGCGGCAGTATTGTCAGGGTGCTTCCCACTCCAGCATGGGTCTATGTGAAGATCACTATGCAGTTGTTCAACGTCTTGAATGACGTCGGCCGATGGATTTGTGCGGATCACAACAAGAAGACTGTTTAGTACCGTGAACTCTAGCATCAACTTGATACTATAGGCCACTGGCTTGAAGGTGGTTTGTACGTCAAAGTGATTCGTATACTCTGTCGTCAGGAGAGCTGCATCCAACAAAACTGCGAGAGCGTTGACAATAATGAGGTTGACAACAACTCTCTGACCGCGACGTCCTTTTAACGCCAACACAGGCCTCAAACTTGTCATGGTCTCCCAGATGTATAAACCACTGATAATCGTCTCCTGAGCGGCGAATCCGGCCAATTGAATTCGCTCGTAGATGGCAAACGGACCGACAAAGCTTTCGATATCAAGATTCATCCCAAGGAAGAGAACGGTGGTGGGAATGTGCAAAGCACAAAAGTTGAAAATGATCATACCCAGCACCCAGCGGGAGTAGCAATCATAGTTCGTGACCAGATGCAGTCGTGAGTACAACACCACGGACTGGCCAGTGACCATAGCATACCAGCCGATACAGATCAAAACACACATAGGGAGATTGGGGGCGAGAGCGAAGTAGCGAAGAAATGTCGAAAGAGCGTGGAGAAGGATTCCCAAGGTGGCGATCACCATGCTCCAGAAGTAAAGGCCACGACGGCGTTGGAAGGTGTTGAAAATGGAAACCAGGATTTGAAGGACGTTCCAACATGCCAGGGCGAAGAGAGCAGCAATTACCATTGCAACCGCTCGAGAAACCTCGACAGGTCCCGATTCACCTGTCATATTGGTTTCACCTGTCATCATTGATGATTGATGATTGATGATGATCGAGCCAGCAATAATCGCAAAACGACGCTTGAGTTGGAGAGGCTCGAAATGATGAGCTGCGCAACGGGCCGAAGCCGTTCATAGGAAAGTGAGCATGCTAGTTGAACTTGGACTGAATCTCCGATTGGGAAGAATGGAGGCAGGGGTAGGAGAACGGGGCGAGTTTTGAACGATCGCTGTGGAGGGTTTGAGGCTAAACCCCAATGGGGAGTAATTAGTGCATTTAGAGTTGAGCCACCAACTCCACTCGGGCAGCTCTCGTTGGGCCATGTAGAAGTCCTGATATCATCTGTCTCATCCCTCAccttctactccgtacattttGGCTACGTTCATTGGTTTCATGTAGAACTGGTTTTGAATTCATCATAGAGATTAAGCTACCATCTGACGAGTTCAGATCTTCAACGGCAGGATCGCCATGTCAATAGTAAGCGAAGAACACTTTCAAGTCTACACCAACTCTACCCTTAGTACTGCCCTCACATGTTGTATGCACCTGCAAACAGCACCTGGCCTATGTTGATGTAAAGGTACAAGTGCCATGACGTTGATTGATGGTGACATCCTGATGGCAGTCCCGTCGCTAGAGATTCGTTGGCTAGCTCATTTGAGAGACTGGATAGGTCTCTCGGAGGGCTCATCGGTGATTCTGTTGAAGTGCCTGTGCTCCAATGATTGTAGAAAGGGTACTCTCTGGAGTGAGCTTCAGATGGACCCGAAACTAACCCACGACCAAATCTACTTGTATTTTATCATAACCCACCAGTCAATTCAACAGCAACAAGAAGGAGTGAATAGAAGTTGATCTGCAGTAGTAGCAAAGAGCTGGCTTGTGCAGAATCCGCAGCGCTAGATGAGAATCCAGTCCCTATATCGGAAACCCTGTCCAGCGGCAATGCCAAGAAAACCGACGTAGCTGCTGTTGGTAATGGACACGACGACCCCGCTCGCATCCGTGGTACTTGCTATGGTTGTCATGAGTGGTCCATCTGGACCATCAAAGGTGACTACTGTGTTGCAAATCTGCGGCCTCGACTTGATTGGTCCAGAATTTGTACAATCTCCTTACCTTCATATATTCCGAGCATAAGAGCTGTGTGcccatcatcatccatcTACTCAATTTCCAGTTCATCTCGTTCAACTGACACTTGCATAACTGCGCTCTGGCCTCTTTGCACCAGAGTAGCCCATGCCAGGGTCATAGATCCgtctttttcttccacctTTACTTCTACGTCTAGTTGGCCAAGGAGCATGCGGACTATATTTTCAGATCCTATCGCCGTGGCTCGCGAGAGAAGTGTACAATCGTCGTTTTCAATCAATTCAACCTCTACGTCGTGGTGCTGAAATAGGCAGATCACAGCTCCTTGATGTCCTTCGTTCAGCTGCCAATGCTGACGGTGTAACACGAGAGGCGCTTCTCGAGTGAGTGTGGACCACCTCTCGCTCTAATAGGGATTTTATCACAGGTTAGTGATTTCCTCAGCGATAAGGACCATGGAAAAATTTTCATCGTTGTCTTTAGAAATTTATCCCTCCTGCAGTGGATGCGAATCAGGGCCGTAATTGCGTTGTGTCCCCATGCCGTAAGAGGACTTCTTCCGTaaagattttttttgaaagCATCTCCACTCCACGGTAGCCCAAAATCTTGCTTCACTGGTAGAAAATTGCCGTATCATGCAAAGAAGTGAGTTCGATGCTCGCAAAAGAGCCGAGCAACAACACACAGGCGAGGGTATTTTAGGCGATTCTCTTCGAAGACCATAGTAGAGCCACCGTGTATTTTGGGCCGCCTGAGATAATCTTCTTCGATGTAGATTTTGCGGCCTACGACCGAAGGATTAGCCAAGAGCTATTTCGCAGAAGGATGGAGTGCAAGAATGTCATCTAAATCCCAAAGAGAAGCGATTCTCGGTTCTTTAGTAATTGAGCATGGTTTCTGCTTTCATCGGAAATAGTCACGGCATCAAGAGTAATTGATACATGCAGATTTACGTGTCTACACCGTGCAAGAGAAGAAGCATAGAGATGTAGGGTTGTTG
Proteins encoded:
- a CDS encoding Prolyl 4-hydroxylase, whose protein sequence is MIQQIRVTDLAPEFLSESSGKNSVDSRTPELSNRYKKQWPSPKHTSASATHNVHLESTHLNAVVSDEELDITIETLMALAQYPSLTKSKACKNLRVAVYDFRQKCTTGVNTAEGANLTARITGALADEKYVEARILLAEMRIRGEEPKIGALCRWVRDLDVVSGLSTQSKGQVHDNPRRSVKEMEILGVLDAILRVSTPVDTNTNAVDSTNPIAFQSTWDLRPSTTPLPVYASVLDKSILEEAPKSPSALRIIEQTPGPLRKPPNHHPAILYTTAPNAVPLAPVGPHITYHKHPAVRGLGLALNVLSAAECKAIIAAGESVNFLPDAPLREDGDISILAHNFYWIIDTTFHDTLWARISPYVPGAEYRCHIDGAWPPSGILPDDTYVYDASPEEKKQSSMYTFLLYLNDDFEGGETTFFMPAPREGTLNGYPVRPVMGAVAIFPHGESNGALLHEGTGVRKGAKYIIRTDVEYDVKPSEE
- a CDS encoding putative RNA-directed DNA polymerase from transposon X-element; amino-acid sequence: MEQHNISLRWAPGHTGIEGNEAADTLAGEGALRGSAIGMEAEPTISGIRSIFRELRNEARLRWWDTVSQKLSQWYRRWSDTYEIDSLPELELRRPALHRWLALRSSHGDFDWYHRKFNHEDAKLDCSCGRRKSPEHLALCHKTQRSFRHWPKRPPTPPTDRTEAVAYLRSLDPKQFVELLELTSFYSRVCTR
- a CDS encoding Putative glutathione-dependent formaldehyde-activating enzyme: MARSLHPLIDNGITPGSSSFSGGKLHCRCASDQVEITLSSNIAHNHACGCSKCWKPSGSLFSIVGVVPRDALSVTANASKLFIVDKEATIQRNACKDCGVHLFGRIEKNHPFKGLDFVHVELSDENGWQEPQFAGFVSSIIEQGSHPKEMDEVRAKFKAVGLQTYDVLSPLLMDLISTFTAQNSGIRFANL
- a CDS encoding Integral membrane protein, translated to MTGESGPVEVSRAVAMVIAALFALACWNVLQILVSIFNTFQRRRGLYFWSMVIATLGILLHALSTFLRYFALAPNLPMCVLICIGWYAMVTGQSVVLYSRLHLVTNYDCYSRWVLGMIIFNFCALHIPTTVLFLGMNLDIESFVGPFAIYERIQLAGFAAQETIISGLYIWETMTSLRPVLALKGRRGQRVVVNLIIVNALAVLLDAALLTTEYTNHFDVQTTFKPVAYSIKLMLEFTVLNSLLVVIRTNPSADVIQDVEQLHSDLHIDPCWSGKHPDNTAAYDIDPERSDQSDRGLQVSPPVRSHSSWASLDHHVGPA